A genomic segment from Pseudomonas mendocina encodes:
- a CDS encoding CheR family methyltransferase, which yields MIEHIERLLKSRIGLDAESVGRSVIERAVRQRMSALGQQNLEGYWTTLGGSPREQQALVEAVVVPETWFFRYPESFNALASLAQERHAHLHGARPLRLISLPCSSGEEPYSIAMTLLDAGFTAKQFQIDALDVSDKVLDQARQGLYGRNSFRGDALAFRERFFQEQATGGFLLDARVRSCVRLRTGNLLDPGLFAGEPGYDFVFCRNLLIYFDRQTQVRVLELLKRQLQEGGTLFIGPAEASLASQNGLQALGRQQTFAFRMAEAKPVVSQPPRPTSSRMRPATVVAPRPAPPSRSRPAARTLNAAAPAVVAVDIWTEVANLANAGRTAEARQRSEQHLQQNGPSAAAYYWLGLICDSAGQGDQACAYYRKAIYLEPQHREALTHLAAHLQAQGDEAGAQRLYRRAQNPEVGERD from the coding sequence ATGATCGAACATATCGAACGCCTGCTGAAGAGTCGTATCGGCCTGGACGCCGAATCGGTCGGCCGCAGTGTGATCGAGCGCGCCGTGCGCCAGCGCATGAGCGCACTCGGGCAACAGAACCTGGAAGGTTACTGGACCACCCTCGGCGGTTCGCCACGCGAGCAGCAGGCGCTGGTGGAAGCCGTGGTGGTACCGGAAACCTGGTTCTTCCGCTACCCGGAGTCGTTCAATGCGCTGGCCAGCCTGGCCCAGGAGCGTCATGCCCACCTGCACGGCGCCCGGCCGCTGCGCCTGATCAGCCTGCCCTGCTCCAGCGGCGAAGAACCCTACTCCATCGCCATGACCCTGCTCGACGCCGGTTTCACCGCCAAGCAGTTCCAGATCGATGCGCTGGACGTCAGCGACAAGGTGCTGGATCAGGCGCGCCAGGGCCTGTATGGGCGCAACTCGTTCCGTGGCGATGCCCTGGCCTTTCGTGAGCGCTTCTTTCAGGAGCAGGCCACGGGTGGTTTTCTTCTCGACGCGCGGGTACGCAGCTGCGTCCGGCTGCGTACCGGCAACCTGCTCGACCCCGGCCTGTTCGCCGGCGAGCCGGGCTACGACTTCGTCTTCTGTCGCAACCTGCTGATCTATTTCGACCGGCAGACTCAGGTGCGCGTGCTGGAACTGCTCAAGCGCCAGTTGCAGGAAGGCGGCACGCTGTTCATCGGCCCGGCCGAAGCCAGCCTGGCCAGCCAGAACGGCCTGCAGGCGCTGGGCCGGCAACAGACCTTTGCCTTTCGCATGGCCGAGGCCAAACCGGTCGTCAGCCAGCCGCCCCGCCCGACCAGCAGCCGTATGCGACCAGCCACCGTGGTTGCGCCGCGCCCCGCCCCGCCGAGCCGGTCACGCCCTGCGGCGCGGACACTCAATGCAGCGGCACCCGCTGTGGTCGCGGTGGATATCTGGACGGAGGTTGCCAACCTGGCCAATGCCGGGCGTACCGCCGAGGCACGCCAGCGCAGCGAGCAACATCTGCAGCAGAACGGCCCCAGCGCCGCGGCCTACTACTGGCTGGGCCTGATCTGTGATTCGGCAGGCCAGGGCGACCAGGCCTGCGCCTACTACCGCAAGGCGATCTATCTCGAACCGCAGCATCGCGAGGCGCTCACGCACCTGGCCGCGCACCTGCAGGCACAGGGTGATGAAGCCGGTGCCCAGCGCCTGTATCGGCGAGCCCAGAACCCCGAGGTAGGCGAACGTGACTGA
- a CDS encoding methyl-accepting chemotaxis protein yields MDMMNLTVRNRIIVSFLLIITILVLLAGASYVRLVKIEAEANGIRNESILGLYYPSKAQELWARHMLDTRRLLLRFADDGESSLLDSYRDQFATMEQALDEEFGRYQSATADEQELALAEQFRQVQRQYLNRHEQLLDSLLEVDLKQARQFSAERVFPEWEKGQSLLGELIEINRSQADAAALEIRSAVRIMEVGLLIALLLAILVSAVCGWLLMRAITTPVDRIVTSLKSLESGDLSAKLDLHRRDEFNAIELGFNSMVGELKNLVGNAQRSAVQMTTSVTEIAATSRQQQATATETAATTTEIGATSREIAATSRDLVRTMGEVSDNAEQTSILAGTGQLGLARMEEIMHQVMGAADVVNGKLSILNEKAGNITQVVTTIVKVADQTNLLSLNAAIEAEKAGEYGKGFAVVAVEVRRLADQTAVATYDIEQMVREIQSAVSAGVMGMDKFSEEVRRGIGEMAQMGDQLSQIIQQVQALAPRIQMVNEGMQAQSTGAEQINQALVQLGEASSQTVDSLRQAGAAIDELNQVANNLRVGVSRFKV; encoded by the coding sequence TTGTCAGCTTCCTGCTGATCATCACCATTCTGGTCCTGCTGGCAGGCGCCTCCTACGTTCGCCTGGTGAAGATCGAAGCCGAAGCCAATGGCATCCGCAACGAGTCGATTCTAGGCCTGTACTACCCGAGCAAGGCGCAGGAGCTATGGGCGCGCCATATGCTCGATACCCGGCGCCTGCTGTTGCGTTTCGCCGACGACGGCGAATCCAGCCTGCTGGACAGCTACCGCGACCAGTTCGCAACCATGGAGCAGGCGCTCGATGAGGAATTCGGCCGCTACCAGAGCGCCACGGCAGACGAGCAGGAGCTTGCGCTCGCCGAGCAATTTCGCCAGGTCCAGCGCCAGTACCTGAACCGCCACGAGCAGTTGCTCGACAGCCTGCTCGAAGTGGATTTGAAGCAGGCTCGCCAGTTCAGCGCCGAGCGCGTGTTCCCAGAATGGGAGAAGGGCCAGAGCCTGCTCGGCGAACTGATCGAGATAAATCGCAGCCAGGCCGACGCCGCCGCGCTGGAAATTCGCAGCGCCGTACGCATCATGGAGGTGGGCCTGCTGATCGCCCTTCTGCTGGCCATTCTGGTTTCGGCCGTATGCGGCTGGCTGCTGATGCGCGCCATCACCACGCCGGTCGATCGCATCGTCACAAGCCTCAAGTCCCTTGAAAGTGGCGACCTGTCGGCAAAGCTCGACCTGCATCGTCGCGACGAATTCAACGCTATCGAGCTGGGCTTCAACAGCATGGTGGGCGAACTCAAGAATCTGGTCGGCAACGCCCAGCGCTCGGCCGTGCAGATGACCACCTCGGTCACCGAGATCGCTGCGACCTCGCGCCAACAGCAGGCCACGGCCACCGAGACCGCCGCCACCACCACAGAGATCGGCGCTACCTCGCGGGAGATCGCCGCCACCTCGCGCGACCTGGTGCGCACCATGGGTGAAGTTTCCGACAACGCCGAGCAGACCTCGATTCTCGCCGGCACCGGCCAGTTGGGCCTGGCCCGCATGGAAGAGATCATGCATCAGGTCATGGGCGCCGCCGACGTGGTCAACGGCAAGCTGTCGATCCTCAACGAAAAGGCCGGCAACATCACCCAGGTGGTCACCACCATCGTTAAGGTCGCCGACCAGACCAACCTGTTGTCGCTCAACGCCGCCATCGAAGCGGAGAAAGCCGGTGAGTACGGCAAGGGCTTCGCCGTGGTCGCGGTGGAAGTGCGCCGACTGGCCGACCAGACTGCCGTGGCCACCTACGACATCGAACAGATGGTCCGCGAGATCCAGTCCGCCGTATCGGCCGGCGTGATGGGCATGGACAAGTTCTCCGAGGAAGTGCGCCGCGGTATCGGCGAAATGGCGCAGATGGGCGACCAGCTCAGCCAGATCATCCAGCAAGTGCAGGCTCTGGCACCGCGCATCCAGATGGTCAACGAAGGCATGCAGGCGCAATCCACCGGTGCCGAACAGATCAACCAGGCGCTGGTGCAGCTCGGCGAAGCCAGCAGCCAGACCGTCGACTCGCTGCGCCAGGCCGGTGCGGCCATCGACGAGCTCAACCAGGTGGCCAACAACCTGCGCGTTGGCGTCAGCCGCTTCAAGGTCTGA
- the cheB gene encoding chemotaxis response regulator protein-glutamate methylesterase codes for MRIAIANDMPLAVEALRRALAAEPEYQLIWVASNGEEAVSRCREDRPELLLMDMLMPGMDGVEATRQIMNDTPCAILIVTSDVERNMSRVFDAMGAGALDVVAAPSLGPQQVLDAAAVRRKIHNIAWMIGHKTSRSVKPTPVRSADNRGKRLVAIGASAGGPASLVELLRQIPADFPASIVLVQHVDEVFAAGMAQWLGSESNIPVRLAREGEVLQPASVLLAGTNNHLYLAPEGRLVYRREPVDQVYRPSIDVFFESVATHWRGEAIGVLLTGMGRDGARGLKLMRERGFHTIAQDQASSAVYGMPKAAVALDAATEVLPLDRIPTRLIERLG; via the coding sequence ATGAGGATCGCCATTGCCAACGACATGCCCCTGGCGGTCGAAGCCCTGCGCCGCGCGCTGGCGGCCGAACCCGAATATCAGTTGATCTGGGTCGCCAGCAATGGAGAGGAAGCGGTCAGTCGCTGCCGCGAGGACAGGCCCGAACTGCTGTTGATGGACATGCTCATGCCCGGCATGGATGGCGTCGAAGCGACGCGGCAGATCATGAATGACACGCCCTGCGCCATTCTCATCGTCACCTCGGATGTCGAGCGCAACATGTCGCGAGTGTTCGACGCCATGGGTGCCGGCGCGCTGGATGTGGTTGCCGCACCGTCGCTCGGCCCGCAGCAGGTGCTGGATGCCGCCGCAGTGAGGCGCAAGATTCACAACATCGCCTGGATGATCGGCCACAAGACCTCACGCTCCGTCAAACCGACGCCGGTGCGCAGCGCCGACAATCGCGGCAAACGTCTGGTGGCCATCGGTGCCTCGGCCGGCGGCCCGGCTTCACTGGTGGAGCTGCTCCGGCAAATACCGGCCGACTTTCCCGCCAGCATCGTGCTGGTCCAGCATGTCGATGAAGTATTTGCCGCCGGCATGGCGCAGTGGCTCGGCAGCGAATCAAACATTCCCGTACGCCTGGCGCGCGAAGGCGAAGTGCTGCAACCGGCCAGCGTGCTGCTGGCCGGTACCAACAACCATCTGTATCTCGCGCCGGAAGGACGCCTGGTGTACCGGCGCGAGCCGGTCGACCAGGTCTACCGGCCGTCCATCGATGTATTCTTCGAGAGCGTGGCCACCCACTGGCGAGGGGAAGCGATCGGTGTGCTGCTGACCGGCATGGGCCGCGACGGCGCCAGAGGCCTGAAGCTGATGCGCGAGCGCGGCTTTCACACCATCGCCCAGGACCAGGCCAGTAGCGCCGTCTACGGCATGCCCAAGGCCGCAGTGGCATTGGACGCCGCGACGGAGGTGCTGCCCCTGGACAGAATTCCGACGCGCCTGATCGAGCGCCTCGGCTGA
- a CDS encoding shikimate dehydrogenase yields the protein MSSVTSGILAGLIGKGIQASRTPAMHEREGDAQGLRYLYRLIDLDQLGLDLDALPSLLDAAQHMGFTGLNITFPAKQAIIPLLDELSSEARGIGAVNTVVLKDGKRVGHNTDCLGFAEGFRRGLPNVDRRRVVQMGAGGAGAAVAHALLAEGVERLCIFEVEPGRAQALADSLNAHFGSERAVAGDDLASEVAAADGLVNTTPVGMAKLPGTPLPVELLHTGLWVAEIIYFPLETELLRHARALGCRTLDGGTMAVFQAVKAFELFSGRPADAERMQAHFASF from the coding sequence ATGTCCTCCGTTACCAGTGGCATCCTCGCCGGCCTTATCGGCAAGGGTATCCAGGCCTCCCGCACGCCAGCCATGCACGAGCGCGAAGGCGATGCGCAGGGGCTGCGCTACCTCTACCGCCTGATCGACCTCGACCAGTTGGGCCTCGACCTCGATGCGCTGCCGAGTCTGCTCGATGCGGCGCAGCATATGGGCTTTACCGGCCTCAACATCACCTTCCCGGCCAAGCAGGCGATCATCCCGCTGCTCGACGAGCTGTCGAGCGAGGCGCGTGGCATTGGCGCGGTGAACACCGTGGTGCTCAAGGACGGCAAGCGCGTCGGCCACAACACCGACTGCCTGGGCTTCGCCGAGGGCTTTAGGCGTGGCCTGCCCAACGTGGACCGCCGTCGCGTGGTGCAGATGGGCGCGGGTGGTGCCGGCGCCGCCGTGGCGCATGCCCTGCTCGCCGAAGGCGTGGAGCGCCTGTGCATTTTCGAAGTAGAGCCAGGCCGCGCCCAGGCTCTGGCGGACAGCCTCAATGCTCACTTTGGTAGCGAACGCGCCGTCGCAGGTGACGACCTGGCCAGCGAAGTCGCCGCAGCCGACGGTCTGGTCAACACCACTCCGGTGGGCATGGCCAAGCTGCCAGGCACGCCACTTCCGGTGGAGCTGCTGCACACTGGGTTGTGGGTCGCGGAGATCATCTACTTCCCGCTGGAGACCGAGCTGTTGCGTCACGCTCGCGCGCTAGGCTGCCGCACGCTGGATGGCGGGACCATGGCGGTGTTCCAGGCGGTCAAGGCGTTCGAGCTGTTCAGCGGCCGCCCGGCCGATGCCGAACGCATGCAGGCGCACTTCGCCAGCTTCTGA
- a CDS encoding response regulator, with amino-acid sequence MQRPQANPNHHYGLPDYSMMVLLVDDQAMIGEAVRRALSEESDIDFHFCADPHQALSVAQQIKPTVILQDLIMPGVDGLELLAQYRTAPGLRDVPIIVLSTKEEPKVKSAAFAAGANDYLVKLPDVIELLARIRYHSRSYLTMLQRDEAYRALRESQQQLLDTNLVLQRLIKSDSLTGLANRRYFDEYLEIEWSRALRDQSELSLLMIDVDYFKAYNDQHGHVAGDEVLRRVGESLRSSCTRATDLAARYGGEEFAVIMPGTAAGGARLQAEKIRRAVEAMGIPHDLPKPGSPISVSIGIATIRPSVEHDPLSLVIKADEGLYLAKHSGRNQVVQGGERS; translated from the coding sequence ATGCAACGGCCCCAAGCTAACCCTAACCATCATTACGGTCTGCCCGACTATTCGATGATGGTGCTGCTGGTCGATGACCAGGCCATGATCGGCGAAGCCGTGCGACGGGCGCTGAGCGAAGAAAGCGATATCGACTTCCACTTCTGCGCCGACCCGCATCAGGCGCTGAGCGTGGCCCAGCAGATCAAGCCGACGGTGATCCTGCAGGACCTGATCATGCCCGGCGTCGACGGCCTCGAACTGCTCGCCCAGTACCGTACCGCTCCTGGCCTGCGTGACGTGCCGATCATCGTGCTGTCGACCAAGGAAGAACCCAAGGTCAAGAGCGCCGCCTTCGCCGCTGGAGCCAACGACTACCTGGTCAAGCTGCCGGATGTGATCGAACTGCTCGCCCGCATCCGCTACCACTCGCGCTCCTACCTGACCATGCTGCAGCGCGACGAGGCCTATCGCGCCCTGCGCGAGAGCCAGCAACAGTTGCTCGACACCAACCTGGTGCTGCAGCGCCTGATCAAGTCCGACAGCCTCACCGGCCTGGCCAACCGCCGCTACTTCGACGAATACCTGGAAATCGAGTGGAGCCGCGCCCTGCGCGATCAGAGCGAGCTGTCGCTGCTGATGATCGACGTCGACTACTTCAAGGCCTACAACGACCAGCACGGCCATGTTGCCGGCGACGAGGTGCTGCGCCGCGTCGGTGAATCGCTGCGCAGCAGCTGCACGCGCGCCACCGACCTGGCCGCACGCTACGGCGGTGAAGAGTTCGCCGTGATCATGCCCGGCACCGCCGCGGGCGGCGCACGCCTGCAGGCGGAAAAGATTCGCCGTGCGGTAGAAGCCATGGGCATCCCCCATGACCTGCCCAAGCCAGGCTCGCCAATCAGCGTGAGCATCGGCATCGCCACCATTCGCCCCTCGGTGGAGCATGATCCGCTGAGCCTGGTGATCAAGGCTGACGAAGGCCTGTACCTGGCCAAGCACAGTGGGCGCAACCAGGTGGTTCAGGGCGGTGAACGCAGCTGA
- a CDS encoding chemotaxis protein CheW: protein MPASSKAAKGELHLQFQLGEDRYALPASEVVEVLPLRRLKQIPEAPPWVAGLFEHRGKMTPVIDLSRRVLDRPARPRSSTRMVLVRFDRQLGEQSPVLGLILEQATDTLRLHSEAFKASGLEAGQADYLGPLQHDDQGMIQRIEVAGLLDDEVRALLFQPTDQG from the coding sequence ATGCCGGCCTCCAGCAAAGCAGCGAAGGGCGAACTGCATCTGCAGTTCCAGCTCGGCGAGGATCGCTACGCCCTTCCCGCCAGCGAGGTGGTCGAGGTGCTGCCGCTGCGCCGCCTGAAACAGATTCCCGAAGCGCCGCCCTGGGTGGCCGGGCTGTTCGAGCATCGCGGCAAGATGACGCCGGTGATCGACCTCAGCCGCCGCGTGCTGGACCGCCCGGCCAGGCCACGCAGCAGTACCCGGATGGTGCTGGTGCGCTTCGACAGGCAACTGGGCGAGCAATCACCGGTGCTCGGGCTGATTCTGGAGCAGGCCACCGACACCCTGCGTCTGCACAGCGAAGCCTTCAAGGCCAGCGGCCTGGAGGCTGGCCAGGCGGATTACCTTGGCCCGCTGCAACACGACGACCAGGGCATGATCCAGCGTATCGAGGTCGCCGGCCTGCTCGACGACGAGGTGCGTGCCCTGCTGTTCCAGCCGACGGATCAGGGCTGA
- a CDS encoding TetR/AcrR family transcriptional regulator, translating into MTEAVANLATQPTEVVRKVRKNNPEKTRESILQAAITEFVQQGLSGARVDAIAERTATSKRMIYYYFGSKEQLYLEVLVKLYGDIRGTESRLDLASLPPVLAIRRLVEFTFDHHDRNVDFVRIVSIENIHYGEYVKQSPAIRQMSNVVLDTLGKTLRRGAEEGVFRPGIDVLDVHLLISSFCFYRVSNRHTFGEIFQIDLPDEQVKQRHKTMICDAVLRYIQG; encoded by the coding sequence ATGACCGAAGCCGTTGCCAACCTGGCCACCCAACCTACCGAGGTGGTGCGCAAGGTACGTAAGAACAATCCGGAGAAGACCCGCGAGAGCATTCTCCAGGCCGCCATCACGGAGTTCGTCCAGCAGGGCCTGTCCGGGGCTCGCGTGGATGCCATCGCCGAGCGTACCGCGACCTCGAAGCGGATGATCTACTACTACTTCGGCAGCAAGGAGCAGCTCTACCTCGAGGTACTGGTCAAACTCTACGGTGACATTCGCGGTACCGAGAGCCGCCTCGACCTGGCGTCCCTGCCGCCGGTGCTGGCGATCCGCAGGCTGGTGGAGTTCACCTTCGATCACCACGACCGCAACGTCGACTTCGTGCGAATCGTCAGTATCGAGAACATCCACTACGGTGAGTACGTCAAGCAGTCACCGGCCATCCGCCAGATGAGCAACGTGGTGCTCGATACCCTCGGCAAGACCCTGCGGCGAGGTGCGGAAGAGGGTGTGTTCCGCCCGGGTATCGATGTGCTCGACGTGCACCTGCTGATCAGCTCGTTCTGCTTCTATCGGGTGTCCAACCGCCACACCTTCGGTGAAATCTTCCAGATCGACCTGCCTGACGAACAGGTCAAGCAACGCCACAAGACGATGATCTGCGACGCTGTGCTGCGTTATATCCAGGGCTGA
- the aroQ gene encoding type II 3-dehydroquinate dehydratase, producing the protein MTPCILVLNGPNLNLLGTREPATYGHETLADISKLCADTAAEHGLKIEFRQTNHEGELLDWIHAARGRCAGILINPAAWTHTSVAIRDALVASELPVIEVHLSNVHKREPFRHHSFVSQIAVGVICGLGSQGYRLGLQYFAQSLKG; encoded by the coding sequence ATGACGCCCTGCATTCTGGTACTCAACGGCCCCAACCTGAACCTGCTCGGAACGCGCGAACCCGCCACCTACGGGCACGAGACCCTCGCCGATATTTCCAAACTCTGCGCCGATACCGCCGCCGAACATGGCCTGAAAATCGAATTTCGCCAGACCAACCACGAAGGTGAACTGCTTGACTGGATTCACGCCGCACGCGGACGCTGCGCCGGCATCCTGATCAACCCGGCGGCCTGGACTCACACCTCGGTGGCCATTCGCGATGCACTGGTGGCCAGTGAATTGCCGGTGATCGAAGTGCACCTGTCCAACGTGCACAAACGCGAGCCGTTCCGTCATCACTCGTTCGTCTCGCAGATCGCCGTAGGGGTCATCTGCGGGCTCGGCAGTCAGGGCTACCGACTGGGTCTGCAGTACTTCGCTCAATCGCTCAAGGGTTAA
- a CDS encoding hybrid sensor histidine kinase/response regulator, translating into MTPDQMRDASLLDLFRLEAEAQKQVLDTGLLVLERDPTNAAQLEACMRAAHSLKGAARIVGLDNGVQVAHAMEDLLVAAQEGLLRLLPDHIDALLQGSDLLLRIGQAQQDEELQARVETVTARLQMLLGNAVPALRAQPENSPLLPQASAEPRQPETPGAPLAESTGDERTSRVLRVSAERFDHLIDLSGKSLVEFQRTKPLNESLHRLKRQQESARRTLETLREHLLGTDLDATAQALFNESRNLLIECQQQLQAHQELFDDFVWYGGQRTQQLYDLALASRMRPFADVLAGQARMLRDLGRSLGKQVRLEIDGENTQVDRDVLERLEAPLTHLLRNAVDHGIEPPALRARKGKPEEGVVQLRARHHAGMLVLEVGDDGAGVDLERVGQAVIKRRFATAEQVQQMTEEELLAFLFLPGFSMSQQVTEVSGRGVGLDVVQHEIRRMRGNVRLLQSPDQGSLFHLELPLTLSVVRALVVTIGGEAYAFPLAQIERMLRLPRSAIVQLEGRQHFWLENEHVGLISAAQLLQCSEKQGDDDSIPIVLIRDREQYHGLAVEAFLGEFTLVLMPLDARLGKVRDVAAGALLHDGTPVLILDVDDLLNSVGKLLGAGHLERVDHASHARQAISKRVLVVDDSLTVRELERKLLLSRGYQVAVAVDGMDGWNALRAEPFDLLITDIDMPRMDGIELVTQVRQDPRLRSLPVMVVSYKDREEDRRRGLEAGADYYLAKASFHDEALLDAVQTLIGEARE; encoded by the coding sequence GTGACACCGGACCAGATGAGGGATGCATCGCTGCTCGACCTGTTCCGGCTGGAGGCCGAGGCACAGAAGCAGGTGCTCGACACCGGCCTGCTGGTGCTCGAACGCGACCCTACCAATGCCGCTCAGCTGGAAGCCTGCATGCGCGCCGCGCATTCGCTCAAGGGCGCGGCGCGTATCGTCGGCCTGGACAACGGCGTGCAGGTCGCCCACGCCATGGAGGACCTGCTGGTCGCCGCCCAGGAAGGCCTGCTGCGCCTGCTGCCCGATCATATCGATGCCTTGCTGCAGGGCTCCGACCTGCTCCTGCGCATCGGCCAGGCGCAGCAGGATGAAGAACTGCAAGCACGGGTGGAGACCGTCACCGCACGCCTGCAGATGCTGCTCGGCAATGCCGTGCCGGCACTGCGCGCTCAGCCCGAAAACAGCCCCCTCCTGCCGCAAGCGAGCGCTGAGCCCAGGCAGCCCGAGACGCCCGGCGCTCCACTTGCCGAGAGCACCGGCGACGAACGCACCAGCCGCGTCCTGCGGGTATCGGCTGAACGCTTCGACCACCTGATCGACCTGTCTGGCAAGTCGCTGGTGGAGTTCCAGCGCACCAAGCCGTTGAACGAATCCCTGCATCGCCTCAAACGCCAGCAGGAGTCAGCGCGGCGTACCCTGGAGACATTGCGTGAGCACCTGCTCGGCACCGACCTGGATGCCACCGCGCAGGCACTGTTTAACGAGAGCCGCAACCTGCTGATCGAATGCCAGCAACAGCTGCAGGCGCACCAGGAGTTGTTCGACGATTTCGTCTGGTATGGCGGGCAGCGCACGCAGCAGCTATACGACCTGGCTCTGGCCTCGCGCATGCGCCCTTTCGCCGACGTGCTGGCCGGTCAGGCGCGCATGTTGCGCGATCTTGGCCGTTCGCTCGGCAAGCAGGTGCGCCTGGAAATCGACGGCGAGAACACCCAGGTCGACCGCGACGTGCTGGAGCGCCTGGAAGCGCCACTGACGCACCTTTTGCGCAACGCCGTCGACCACGGTATCGAGCCACCGGCGCTACGAGCACGCAAGGGCAAGCCGGAAGAAGGCGTGGTACAGCTACGCGCGCGTCATCACGCCGGCATGCTGGTGCTGGAGGTCGGTGACGACGGTGCCGGTGTCGACCTCGAACGCGTCGGCCAGGCGGTGATCAAGCGCCGCTTCGCCACCGCCGAACAGGTGCAGCAGATGACCGAGGAAGAGCTACTGGCCTTCCTCTTCCTGCCCGGTTTCAGCATGAGCCAGCAGGTCACCGAAGTCTCCGGCCGTGGCGTCGGCCTGGACGTGGTGCAACACGAGATTCGTCGCATGCGCGGCAACGTACGGCTGTTGCAAAGCCCCGACCAGGGCAGCCTGTTCCACCTCGAACTGCCGCTGACCCTTTCGGTGGTACGTGCCCTGGTGGTGACCATCGGCGGCGAGGCCTACGCCTTCCCGCTGGCGCAGATCGAGCGCATGCTGCGCCTGCCACGCAGCGCCATCGTCCAGCTCGAGGGGCGTCAGCACTTCTGGCTGGAAAACGAACACGTCGGCCTGATCTCCGCAGCCCAATTGCTGCAATGCAGCGAGAAACAGGGCGACGATGACAGCATTCCCATCGTGCTAATCCGCGACCGCGAGCAATATCACGGCCTGGCGGTCGAGGCCTTCCTTGGCGAATTCACCCTGGTGCTGATGCCGCTCGATGCGCGCCTGGGCAAGGTACGCGATGTCGCCGCTGGCGCGCTGCTGCACGACGGCACGCCGGTGCTGATCCTCGATGTCGACGATCTGCTCAACTCCGTGGGCAAACTGCTCGGTGCCGGCCACCTGGAGCGTGTCGACCACGCCAGCCATGCACGCCAGGCCATCAGCAAGCGCGTTCTGGTGGTGGACGACTCGCTGACCGTGCGCGAACTGGAGCGCAAGCTGCTGCTCAGTCGTGGCTACCAGGTGGCGGTGGCCGTCGACGGCATGGACGGCTGGAATGCCCTGCGTGCAGAGCCCTTCGACCTGCTGATCACCGACATCGACATGCCGCGAATGGACGGTATCGAACTGGTCACCCAGGTGCGCCAGGACCCACGCCTGCGCTCGTTGCCGGTGATGGTGGTGTCCTACAAGGACCGCGAAGAGGATCGCCGCCGCGGCCTCGAGGCCGGTGCCGACTATTACCTGGCCAAGGCCAGCTTCCATGACGAAGCGCTGCTCGATGCCGTACAAACCCTGATCGGTGAGGCCCGCGAATGA
- a CDS encoding chemotaxis protein CheW, translating to MTDQDLLHHQPTVDDCWNRIGVFGDKSCPRLERHIHCRNCEVYGAAAIALLDRYGSALERGDDDYGQGETEEMQGEQRSLLIFRLGEQWLAIATRCLAEVMPVSPIHVLPHRKSRGLLGVTNVRGTLVACLSLAELLDLETQQDAHRSERRVIPRMLILETDSGPLVTPVDEVSGIQRIPLARISSAKHDDKRTISRFTAGVLQWREQSITLLDDEQVRQNMIGSLT from the coding sequence GTGACTGATCAGGACCTGCTGCACCACCAGCCGACGGTGGACGATTGCTGGAATCGCATCGGCGTATTCGGCGACAAGAGTTGCCCGCGCCTGGAGCGACACATCCACTGTCGCAACTGCGAGGTCTACGGTGCAGCGGCCATCGCCCTGCTCGACCGTTACGGCAGCGCCCTGGAGCGCGGCGATGACGATTATGGCCAGGGCGAAACCGAGGAGATGCAGGGCGAGCAGCGCTCGCTGCTGATCTTCCGCCTCGGCGAACAATGGCTGGCCATTGCCACGCGCTGCCTGGCCGAAGTGATGCCGGTGTCACCGATCCATGTCCTTCCGCACCGCAAGAGTCGCGGCCTGCTCGGCGTCACCAATGTACGTGGCACGCTGGTCGCCTGCCTGTCGCTGGCTGAACTGCTCGACCTCGAAACCCAGCAGGACGCCCATCGCAGCGAGCGCCGGGTAATCCCGCGGATGCTGATTCTCGAGACAGACAGCGGCCCCCTGGTAACACCGGTGGACGAGGTCAGCGGTATCCAGCGCATTCCCCTGGCGCGCATCAGCAGCGCCAAGCATGATGACAAGCGCACCATCAGCCGCTTCACCGCGGGCGTCCTGCAATGGCGGGAGCAGAGCATCACCCTGCTGGATGACGAACAGGTGCGGCAGAACATGATCGGGAGCCTCACGTGA